Proteins encoded within one genomic window of Ailuropoda melanoleuca isolate Jingjing chromosome 16, ASM200744v2, whole genome shotgun sequence:
- the LOC100481452 gene encoding olfactory receptor 1052-like, producing the protein MANRNVSVVTEFILLGLTDNPELNTVLFVLFLSIYLATVVGNVWVITVIWASAQLHSPKYFFLCQLAFLDFCYSSVFIPKMLVNYIAGQKVISYHGCLLQYSFFSMFLTTECFLLAVMAYDRYVAICRPLHYKGLMTHTFCVQLVTASYLAGSASSLTHLSGLLSLSFCGPNVINHYFCDIPLLFQLSCSDTQYSKILFTVLSGTTSVTTFLVVVSSYLGILLTVLKLHSTRSRYKAFSTCSSHLVVVTVFYGTVMFAYLGSSSDYPQDRAKILSMFYTLLLPVLNFLIYSVRNTEAKEAMKRIILRKVFAQ; encoded by the coding sequence atggccaacagaaatGTTAGTGTGGTAACTGAATTCATTCTCCTGGGGCTGACTGATAACCCCGAGCTGAATACTGTCCTTTTCGTGCTGTTTCTCTCCATCTACCTCGCCACTGTGGTGGGCAATGTTTGGGTCATCACAGTCATCTGGGCTAGTGCCCAGCTCCATTCCCCCAAGTACTTTTTCCTTTGCCAGTTGGCTTTCTTGGATTTCTGCTATTCCTCAGTCTTTATTCCTAAAATGTTGGTGAACTACATAGCAGGACAGAAAGTCATCTCCTATCACGGTTGCCTTCTTCAATATTCCTTCTTCAGCATGTTCCTGACCACCGAATGCTTCCTGCTGGCGGTCATGGCTTACGATCGCTATGTCGCCATTTGCCGTCCACTTCACTACAAGGGCCTCATGACTCACACATTCTGCGTCCAGTTGGTGACTGCTTCCTACCTAGCAGGTTCTGCCAGCTCACTCACCCACCTGAGTGGCTTGCTCAGCCTCTCTTTCTGTGGGCCCAACGTCATCAACCATTACTTCTGTGATATCCCACTGCTCTTTCAACTGTCCTGTTCCGACACCCAGTacagcaagattttatttactgtcCTCTCTGGCACGACATCAGTGACTACCTTTCTGGTAGTGGTTAGTTCCTATCTGGGAATCCTCCTCACCGTCCTGAAGTTACACTCTACAAGGAGCAGATATAAAGCGTTCTCCACGTGTTCTTCTCACCTCGTGGTAGTGACTGTCTTCTATGGAACAGTGATGTTTGCTTATCTGGGGAGCAGCTCTGACTACCCACAGGACAGAGCCAAAATCCTGTCCATGTTTTATACTCTTTTGCTGCCAGTCCTAAATTTCCTGATATACAGTGTGAGAAATACAGAGGCCAAAGAAGcaatgaaaagaattattttgagaaaagTATTTGCTCAGTGA